The genomic DNA TACGCGGGTTACGTCATCCCGCCCCACTACGACTCGCTGATCGGCAAGCTGATCGTCCACCACGACACGCGTGAGGAAGCCATCGCGCGGATGAAACGGGCGCTCGAAGAGACCGTGGTCCACGGCCCCAAGACGACTATCCCGCTCTACGTCAAGATCATGGACAACCCCTTTTACAAGCGGGGCGCCGTGATGACGAACTTCCTGAAGACGCGGCTGGAAGTGTAAACAGTTAACAAAAAAGACGTGTCACCCTGAACGAAGTGAAGGGTCTCCGGCGGTCCTGGAGATGCTTTGCTTCGTTCAACATTACAGGGTTGCACCGCTGAGAAGATCGGCAAAGAGAAGGGGTATGGCTTTCACACCACACCCCCTTCTCTTGTATTTGCTTTACTCGCCAGTGATGATGCTCTTGCCCGCGTTCTCACGGTCCTCGATGATCTTGCCCAGGATGAAGAACGTGGGGGGCCAGAAGCCGACAAAGAGGCCGCTGCGCTGCTTCTCCTCACCACCCTTATTGCCAGGACCACCTTCAGCCTTACCACCGGCAAAGCTGGCCGCCGAGGCCAGGATGGAGACGAAGCCGAGGACATACATGATGTTCGAGAGTTTCATAGAGCACCTGCTTCCTTAAAAAAGGGGCCTATAAACGTGGGGCGAACGGGGAACACCATTGTGGGCGGACCGAACTCCCCTGAACCGACACAGGCCAACTCTGTCCCGCCCAGCAGGGCTGAAACGTAACCCCGGCCCCGTTGTAAAGGTTGCGTGGAGGCTTGGCTACGGAACGGTGAGTCGGGGCTTCAGAAGGGCAAAAAGCGTGCGTTGCGGCGTTGACGACGCCTTTCTCCTTCCCCGACGGAGACCAATTCACCGCCTTGCCAGAGGAACTTAGGCTGTCCCCATGACTCTCCGCCACCGGGACACGCTTCTCTCCCGCCTCTCCGGAGTGAGCTGGCCTTTTGGACTCCTGCTGGACACGCTTGAGCTGCCGCCTGGAGCCGATGTTCTCGACATTGGGGCAGGCGACGGCCGACTCCTCTCGCTGTTGCGGGAGCGGGGCCACCGGGGGCGACGCGTCGGGATGGACCCGGCACCAGGCCCGGGCCTTGTCGCAGGAACGGCGGAGGCTCTCCCCTTCCCGGATGCCTCGTTCGATGCCGTGCTGCTCATCCGGGTTCTCGCCCACTTGGCAAACCCGATGACGGCGCTGGCCGAGGCGCGGCGGGTCCTCCGGCCGGCCGGGCAACTCGTGGTGGCGGCGCACGGGCCGGACCACCTGCGGGAAACGTGGCGAGTGCTGACTGGGAAGGAGGAGGCGGTGCGGTCCAGCCCTCAGCCGGACGCCAGACACCTCCGCGTCCCCGTGATCGTCTCAGCGGCGGAAGCGGGCATCCTTGCGAAGAGTTACGGCTTGGTTGTAGACGGCGAGGGGAAGGGCTTTCCCATCCACGACTGCCTGCATCTCGTTGTCGAGGTCAACTAATAGTCCCCTTGGCACTTGAGGTCGCCCCAGCCCGTCCCTCTGCGTTTACTTGTCGAACTTGTCGTATCCGGCGGCGCTGCGGCGCTGGGCGCCCCGGGCGTAGTCGAGCTGCATCTCCACCGACTCGTGCTTGCCCTCGATGAAGGTGCTGTCGTGAATCCAGTAGTTCAGGCGGTTGTCGCCGAGCTGCACCCAGAGCTTGTGCATGTCCTCGCGGTCGCGCCAGAAGGTGAGGTGAGTAAAGCCGTTCTGGTCCGCCCAGGCGCGCACGTCGGCGAGGACGCGGCCCGCCCGGGGGTGAGTCATCTGGAATTCGCTGCCGTCCTTCTCATCGCGGAACTGGATGTCAACCATAGTAGAGTCAGCGTACCGGACGCCGGATGGGCCCGCACACAAATCGGCTGAGGGTTCCTTGAGCGGTGACCGGGCGGGCACGCTATCCTCCCGAAAGTGTCTGCCCCGTCCACCCTGAAGGTCACCACCCTGAATGTGAACGGCCTGCGGAGTGGGTTGCGTAAAGGCCTGGTGGACTGGGCCGCGCGCACGGAGCCCGACGTGCTGCTCCTTCAGGAGGTGCGGTCCGACCCCATGCCGGAAGCGCTGGCCCACCTGGGCTACGCGGGTGTGTGGTTCCCGGCCCAGAAGGCGGGCTACAGCGGGGTCGCGCTGCTCAGCCGTCATCCCTTGGAGGGCGTGCGGGTGGGCATGGGGCACGCGGAGATGGACGGCGAGGGCCGGGTGCTGAGCGCCGTGGTGCGGGGAGTGCGCTTTGCGAGCGTGTACCTTCCCAGCGGCTCCAGTGGCCCGGAGCGGCAGGCGTTCAAGGACCGCGTGCTGGGCAACTACCACACCTGGACGGTCGCCACGCTCGCCGAGGGCCTGCCGCTGGTGATCGGCGGCGACTACAACGTGGCGCACCACGAGGTGGATCTGAAGAACTGGCGCGGCAACGTGAAGAACAGTGGTTTCCTGCCCCACGAACGCGAGTGGATGACGGGTCACCTCGCCTCGGGCCTGACGGACACGCACCGCGCCCACCTGGGCGAGCGCGCCGAGTACACGTGGTGGAGTAGCCGCGGGAACGCCTACGCGAACGACGTGGGCTGGCGGATTGATTACCTGCTGGCGGCCGGAGTCCCGGTGAGAGACCTGCGGGTGGACCGGGACGTGCGCCTCAGCGATCATGCGCCGCTGACGGGGACAGTGGACCTGAGCGGACTGACCTCCCCCAACAGATGAATACGGATTTACACAGGAACGGGAACCGGGAACACGTGATAGACTGACCTCGCTGCCGGGCAACAGGACAGCGTCCCCACACCGCCCCCTATGGGCAGACCGGGCGCGGCCCGAGACAAGCGACCCCTCTACCCCGTGGGTGAGAGGCACGCCTTAGGGCCACGACCATGCCAGTCAGAGTGCATGTGCAGAAGGTGGCCCGCCGCGTCCTCTACGAGAACACTCCACGGGTGTCCTGACAGGTGAGGAATGCCGAGAGCGAAAAAGGAGCGCGTGGAGCAGGACGTTTCACAGGTCCAGCCACCCTCCCAGGAACAACCGAAGAC from Deinococcus apachensis DSM 19763 includes the following:
- a CDS encoding class I SAM-dependent methyltransferase, giving the protein MTLRHRDTLLSRLSGVSWPFGLLLDTLELPPGADVLDIGAGDGRLLSLLRERGHRGRRVGMDPAPGPGLVAGTAEALPFPDASFDAVLLIRVLAHLANPMTALAEARRVLRPAGQLVVAAHGPDHLRETWRVLTGKEEAVRSSPQPDARHLRVPVIVSAAEAGILAKSYGLVVDGEGKGFPIHDCLHLVVEVN
- a CDS encoding exodeoxyribonuclease III, with amino-acid sequence MSAPSTLKVTTLNVNGLRSGLRKGLVDWAARTEPDVLLLQEVRSDPMPEALAHLGYAGVWFPAQKAGYSGVALLSRHPLEGVRVGMGHAEMDGEGRVLSAVVRGVRFASVYLPSGSSGPERQAFKDRVLGNYHTWTVATLAEGLPLVIGGDYNVAHHEVDLKNWRGNVKNSGFLPHEREWMTGHLASGLTDTHRAHLGERAEYTWWSSRGNAYANDVGWRIDYLLAAGVPVRDLRVDRDVRLSDHAPLTGTVDLSGLTSPNR